The proteins below come from a single Juglans regia cultivar Chandler chromosome 12, Walnut 2.0, whole genome shotgun sequence genomic window:
- the LOC109010401 gene encoding uncharacterized protein LOC109010401, whose product MLPPSKRRIWLNTQIRHGSEPSTSPSDSLSHGVFTLPIVVEEVLERCSSTIRPHFAIANIGSGFSLIDAFWLVVLVFVLGLVVDLLGAAVDADKSKVVGTALCSKKRPTKKLH is encoded by the exons ATGTTGCCGCCCTCGAAGCGACGGATTTGGCTCAACACTCAAATCCGCCATGGATCTGAACCCTCAACCAGCCCCTCAGATTCGCTTTCACACGGCGTCTTCACTCTTCCG ATTGTTGTAGAAGAGGTTCTTGAGAGGTGCTCTTCGACCATTCGGCCGCATTTTGCTATCGCAAACATTGGCAGTGGATTCAGTTTGATTGATGCTTTTTGGCTT GTGGTTTTAGTTTTTGTTCTGGGGTTGGTGGTGGATTTACTTGGAGCTGCCGTGGATGCTGATAAATCAAAGGTGGTCGGCACTGCACTATGTTCGAAGAAGCGTCCTACAAAAAAGTTGCACTGA